One genomic segment of Pedobacter endophyticus includes these proteins:
- the mfd gene encoding transcription-repair coupling factor, giving the protein MNIRDLINRYKTDDRVTEFTKALNASKSPKIQLKGLVGSADAIVALSSYFLLHKPLFFVLPDREEAAYFQSDLEGVLDKQVLLFPSSYRKSFDFTQVDTANVLARAEVLNELNHDSEFGKIVVSYPEAIAEKVIDRSALEKNTLEISLGAKLGIDFINEFLIDYDFDRRDFVYEPGQFSIRGGIVDIFSFSSDLPYRIEFFGDEVESIRSFDIESQLSVTDVKSLTIVPNVQAKFLTESNISILDYIDQDTQLWLKDVEFTLDIIKAGYKKAVELWKALPAADKAQNPEWIDPKFAFSDEKLLGDHFHDFPLVEFGKQFFYKTDHRFEFETKPQPSFNKDFNLLIHNLKENEKAGIVNFIFTDSPKQIERLYAILDDIDKTAKFTPINSMLREGFVDPEIQTAFYTDHQIFDRYYKYKLKKGYQKSQAITLKDLRELKSGDYVTHIDHGIGKYAGLEKVEVNGKTQEMIRLVYADNDLLYVNINSLNRIAKYSGKESGVPKMNKLGTDAWDKLKKTTKKKVKDIARDLIKLYALRKTQAGTAFSPDGYLQTELEASFIYEDTPDQLKATQDVKKDMESPHPMDRLVCGDVGFGKTEIAVRAAFKAVAEGKQAAVLVPTTILALQHFKTFSSRLKDFPVTVDYINRFKTSKQIKDTLARAAEGKVDVLIGTHRLLSKDVKFKDLGIMIIDEEQKFGVAAKERLKAIRVNVDTLTLTATPIPRTLHFSLMGARDLSIISTPPPNRQPVSTELHVFNDKLIQEAVQFELDRGGQVFFIHNRVNDLTQLGGMIQKLVPRARIGIAHGQLDGDALEDVMLDFINGEKDVLVATTIIEAGLDIPNANTIIINHAHMFGLSDLHQMRGRVGRSNKKAFCYLLSPPLSTLTSEARKRLSAIEEFSDLGSGFNVAMRDLDIRGSGNLLGAEQSGFIAEIGFEMYHKILDEAIQELKEAEFKGLFENEPQRPFVGFTQVDTDLELYIPDAYITNITERYNLYTELSKLENETELAVFEKHLADRFGPVPQQVKTMLSVVRLQWLGKKLGFEKISFKKNSLRGYFLSDKQSAYFDSNTFTKILSFAQNHPRMCNLKEVKNTLRIAFDNVSTVDEAIQTLELID; this is encoded by the coding sequence CTTACTTCTTACTCCACAAGCCTTTGTTTTTTGTTCTTCCAGATCGGGAAGAGGCGGCTTACTTTCAGTCGGATTTAGAGGGAGTTTTAGATAAACAGGTGTTATTATTTCCATCCTCGTACCGTAAATCGTTCGATTTTACGCAGGTTGACACAGCAAATGTTTTGGCTCGTGCGGAGGTTTTAAACGAATTAAATCATGATTCTGAATTTGGCAAAATCGTGGTTTCCTATCCCGAGGCCATTGCCGAAAAGGTAATTGATCGTTCTGCGCTGGAGAAAAACACGCTGGAAATTAGCCTTGGCGCTAAGCTGGGCATCGATTTCATTAATGAGTTTTTAATTGATTACGATTTCGACAGGCGTGATTTTGTTTACGAACCCGGGCAGTTTTCTATTCGTGGCGGTATTGTCGATATCTTTTCCTTTTCTTCTGATTTGCCTTACCGCATCGAGTTTTTTGGCGATGAGGTAGAAAGTATCCGCAGTTTTGATATTGAAAGTCAGCTTTCGGTAACCGATGTCAAATCACTCACCATTGTACCAAATGTACAGGCCAAGTTTTTAACGGAAAGCAACATCAGCATTCTCGATTATATTGACCAAGATACGCAGCTTTGGCTTAAAGATGTAGAATTTACGCTCGATATTATAAAGGCGGGATATAAAAAGGCGGTTGAGCTTTGGAAGGCTTTGCCCGCGGCAGATAAAGCGCAAAATCCGGAATGGATCGACCCGAAATTTGCCTTTAGCGACGAAAAGTTGCTTGGCGATCACTTCCACGATTTCCCCTTGGTAGAATTTGGAAAGCAATTTTTCTATAAAACCGATCATCGCTTTGAGTTTGAAACGAAGCCCCAGCCATCGTTTAATAAAGATTTTAACCTTTTAATTCATAACTTAAAAGAGAACGAAAAGGCCGGAATTGTAAACTTCATTTTTACCGATTCGCCGAAGCAAATTGAGCGTTTGTACGCCATTTTAGATGATATTGATAAAACAGCCAAGTTTACGCCCATTAACAGCATGTTGAGGGAGGGCTTTGTTGATCCGGAAATCCAAACCGCGTTTTATACCGATCACCAGATTTTTGACCGCTACTATAAATACAAGCTTAAAAAAGGCTACCAAAAGAGCCAGGCGATTACACTTAAAGATCTTCGCGAATTAAAATCGGGCGATTACGTTACGCATATCGATCATGGTATTGGAAAATATGCGGGATTGGAAAAGGTAGAAGTGAATGGCAAAACGCAGGAAATGATTCGCCTGGTGTATGCAGATAATGACCTGCTTTATGTAAACATCAACTCGCTAAACCGCATTGCAAAATACAGCGGAAAGGAAAGCGGTGTGCCGAAGATGAATAAATTGGGTACCGATGCCTGGGATAAGCTGAAGAAAACAACAAAAAAAAAAGTTAAAGACATTGCCCGCGATTTGATTAAGCTTTATGCCCTGCGCAAAACCCAGGCGGGTACGGCTTTTTCTCCCGATGGTTATTTGCAAACCGAATTAGAGGCTTCGTTTATTTACGAGGATACGCCCGATCAGTTGAAAGCCACGCAGGATGTAAAAAAGGATATGGAATCGCCGCATCCGATGGATCGTTTGGTTTGTGGCGATGTGGGTTTCGGCAAAACCGAAATTGCCGTTCGTGCGGCCTTTAAAGCAGTTGCCGAGGGTAAACAGGCCGCAGTGCTCGTACCAACTACTATTTTGGCACTTCAACATTTTAAGACCTTTTCATCTCGCCTAAAAGATTTTCCTGTTACTGTTGATTACATCAATCGTTTTAAAACGAGCAAGCAAATTAAAGATACATTGGCAAGAGCTGCCGAAGGAAAGGTTGACGTTTTAATCGGTACGCACCGTTTGCTGAGCAAAGATGTGAAGTTTAAAGATTTGGGCATCATGATTATCGATGAGGAGCAAAAGTTTGGGGTTGCCGCTAAAGAGCGTTTAAAGGCCATTCGTGTAAATGTTGATACGTTGACACTTACTGCTACGCCGATTCCGCGAACGTTGCACTTCTCGCTAATGGGGGCAAGAGATTTGTCGATTATCAGCACGCCACCGCCCAACCGTCAACCCGTTAGCACCGAACTCCATGTTTTTAATGATAAACTGATTCAGGAGGCGGTTCAGTTTGAGCTTGATCGCGGCGGACAGGTTTTCTTTATTCACAATAGGGTGAACGACCTGACGCAATTGGGCGGAATGATACAGAAACTGGTGCCTAGGGCGAGGATTGGCATCGCACATGGCCAGCTAGACGGCGATGCGCTTGAAGATGTGATGCTTGATTTTATTAACGGCGAAAAAGACGTTTTGGTGGCCACCACCATTATTGAGGCCGGCCTCGATATTCCGAACGCCAACACCATCATCATCAACCATGCCCACATGTTCGGTTTGAGCGATTTGCACCAAATGCGTGGTCGTGTGGGGCGTAGCAATAAGAAAGCTTTCTGTTATTTACTGTCGCCACCGTTATCTACGCTTACTTCTGAAGCCAGAAAACGCTTAAGTGCCATTGAAGAGTTTTCTGACCTTGGAAGCGGTTTCAACGTAGCCATGCGAGATTTGGACATCCGCGGTAGTGGAAATTTACTGGGCGCCGAGCAAAGTGGTTTCATTGCCGAAATCGGGTTCGAAATGTATCATAAAATTTTGGATGAGGCCATTCAGGAATTGAAAGAAGCTGAGTTTAAAGGCTTATTTGAGAACGAGCCGCAGCGTCCGTTTGTGGGATTTACACAGGTTGATACCGATTTAGAGCTTTACATTCCCGATGCCTACATTACCAATATTACTGAGCGTTACAACCTGTATACGGAGCTATCGAAGCTTGAAAATGAGACTGAGCTCGCCGTTTTCGAAAAGCATTTGGCCGATCGTTTCGGGCCGGTTCCACAGCAGGTAAAAACTATGTTGAGCGTGGTGCGCTTGCAATGGCTTGGAAAAAAGCTGGGCTTTGAAAAAATTAGTTTTAAGAAGAATAGTTTACGTGGCTATTTTCTAAGCGATAAGCAATCGGCTTACTTCGATTCAAATACTTTTACCAAGATCTTATCTTTTGCTCAAAATCATCCTCGAATGTGTAACTTAAAAGAGGTTAAAAACACTTTGCGCATCGCTTTTGATAATGTAAGCACGGTTGATGAGGCGATTCAAACTTTAGAATTAATTGATTAA